The proteins below are encoded in one region of Diorhabda carinulata isolate Delta chromosome 3, icDioCari1.1, whole genome shotgun sequence:
- the LOC130891091 gene encoding uncharacterized protein LOC130891091 isoform X3 — MTNNFYNLRNFILGKGMTEVGVIRGSPDSDCNSNHHGSSSYLSNTSSQDIDFIQDNSDYQWFIDYGYRDGGTNNHTSILSLPESYEAGDLNYYDAFSKNMDANLAEADMESFRTEDIHALLTNLPPMCTDHLSQENNRQGECYASVSGSMMAKFDLESSISPHSSSQGDECSANSNSMSICKSELLFSPVKETPVPVNFSVDSLDCDLHDMMLTCQANKDNYTIAFEGSVTMYSEDSDYIDKDKSENSHHSDSSVWPSNVKNNIKVIDGAMTRSDSNSFTTWSKLKKLGSENILRKHPSGNNNNSTSETSHLGLTDTAAKSQSMPDLYKRKLKNMAAVSVQSKNSSTDSCTIKKRPVKLFDIQHQSNGNGSGSISEMATSVDVSFSDNANNKQPNFSLVKLFMKQKSMSAEGMSTTMDQLSSSENWPVSQSGGSCYSESKDNLKINARDVSKTSNCEIMNELAESLSKLDLGNEETNKNINNNNNDNEKMNRSIQTSQFSEITNLKQANKLKSSENTTKRFIKIIEPSFLTKLKKEGQVEKPVYVLYPDYVLPNLDFLNDKTISPELRLLPQKPTVATNKRRPFSCNDLESLKKKGFAHVQDWDSLNVLLPYEYRKILSEIPEVSQHIKKPSFVQNKFPKRRPLSCEIINQSSSSSTTTQPSSGYRGSSSLLTDSQNSPVPNTNPLFVYRYDSVTSSEASLLNSEKQRSITTTAQIRTQEECLPPRPPLPRGILRKGIEKIEANKRYSMYETSEEETNEDPTYKRKSLPEPYYLIRNKRFSETEDEGVDAGTSSSSLDEHPDSLPHTDVSNMSIDELAQLEEFLKLSGISATDQEELTEKNLGQLRSYVSKFLTLKINQENGEHFGGKKCVSFAEKVNVLPKYLESKQFIPPNNSPNVSAFIQQKNYQTKKLSEQPICEENENSPNYSSPQTTPIHLNKTLSDNLIQKRSLISAVTDAVEQIMHHFSLASNQMELNALGDSSTNPACAKLCLTTLCPALYAVLSDGLKPNLETSFGAIHNSVWQVVEASAQQGPLTKALHDLVMRINSEDAITEGLVKFNAFVFGLLNVRSLDAWTSFLRTRESVLKKHYTADSLLVMSHTGGANVRSLLDTMVTALQPLAFLPFQFDLLFEFKQLHQSFKRMDSYNQSFSPTHKHSPSPNFKQFNSTKMDVSRSRSNSESEEVLTVKNYSPLESQLPDVINTSPVSKSKLRLERPRSCVESSGTAHPNFKLGENINDIAKKRWSGIALTSKLYQAFDKLAKEDEEYIDSLENTKIDKNDEPESLDSNFSDEKPINGKRFKKLQQKWEKLSGHNPLESPPSSPTHAVKSKIPRPITSPIKPSGIPIPVTNAKIGKKMTAQPKNVANNIKNSPAKRNNAPNTRTSRVDQLDNPHDIVRHPQRPSSLPYSKPTQQNGKTTKITPPRRAASSSLSRRPVTQTNVPKIVKTVSHRLPSESGHLSYNEGEKLRVVLEVDEKWLLCCRGTQKGLVPRSAVIADKGRF, encoded by the exons GTAAAGGTATGACCGAGGTGGGGGTAATCCGGGGTAGTCCGGACTCGGACTGCAATAGCAACCACCATGGATCATCCAGTTACCTTAGCAATACATCTTCCCAAGACATCGACTTTATACAAGATAATTCTGATTACCAATGGTTTATCGATTACGG ATACAGAGATGGAGGCACCAACAACCACACGAGTATTCTCTCCTTGCCGGAATCCTACGAAGCCGGCGATTTGAATTACTACGACGCTTTTTCTAAAAACATGGACGCTAATTTGGCCGAAGCCGATATGGAAAGTTTTCGTACCGAAGATATACACGCTCTATTGACCAATTTACCACCAATGTGCACGGATCATTTAAGTCAAGAG AATAATCGTCAAGGGGAATGCTACGCCAGCGTATCGGGATCGATGATGGCAAAATTCGATCTGGAAAGTTCCATCAGTCCGCACAGTAGTTCCCAAGGTGACGAATGTTCGGCCAATTCTAATTCGATGTCGATATGCAAATCGGAATTGCTCTTTAGTCCAGTGAAAGAAACACCGGTACCAGTTAATTTCAGCGTTGATTCACTGGACTGCGATTTGCACGACATGATGTTAACCTGTCAAGCCAACAAGGATAATTATACCATAGCCTTCGAAGGATCAGTTACCATGTATTCCGAAGACAGTGATTACATCGATAAAG ATAAATCTGAGAATTCTCATCATTCTGATAGTTCTGTTTGGCCGAGTAACGTcaagaataatataaaagtGATCGATGGTGCGATGACTCGATCTGATTCGAATAGTTTTACTACTTGGAGCAAATTGAAGAAACTCGGTAGCGAAAATATACTCAGAAAACATCCTTCGGGAAACAATAATAATTCGACGAGTGAAACTAGTCATTTAGGATTAACCGATACGGCTGCAAAAAGTCAAAGCATGCCGGACCTGTACAAACGGAAGTTGAAGAATATGGCGGCTGTTAGTGTGCAATCAAAAAATAGTTCG ACCGACAGTTGCACGATAAAAAAACGTCCCGTTAAACTTTTCGATATTCAACATCAATCGAACGGCAACGGAAGCGGTAGTATATCCGAAATGGCGACTTCCGTCGACGTCAGTTTCAGCGATAACGCCAACAACAAACAACCGAACTTCAGTCTCGTGAAAttgtttatgaaacaaaaaagtatgAGCGCCGAAGGTATGTCTACCACCATGGACCAATTATCCTCTTCGGAAAATTGGCCCGTAAGTCAATCGGGCGGAAGTTGTTATTCGGAATCTaaagataatttgaaaattaatgcTCGAGACGTTTCGAAAACGTCAAATTGCGAAATAATGAACGAATTAGCGGAAAGTTTATCGAAACTCGATTTGGGTAATGAGGAAACgaataaaaacattaacaacaataataacGATAACGAAAAGATGAATAGAAGTATACAGACGTCGCAATTTTCCGAAATAACGAATTTAAAACAAGCTAACAAATTAAAATCGTCGGAAAATACTACTAAaagattcataaaaataatagaaccgtcgtttttgactaaattaaaaaaagaaggcCAAGTCGAAAAACCGGTATACGTCTTATATCCCGATTACGTTTTACCGAATTTGGATTTCCTCAACGACAAAACCATATCACCCGAACTACGTTTGTTACCCCAAAAACCTACCGTCGCAACAAATAAACGCAGACCGTTCAGTTGTAACGATTTGGAATCCCTAAAGAAAAAAGGTTTCGCTCACGTACAAGATTGGGATTCGTTAAACGTCTTACTACCGTACGAATACCGTAAAATCCTATCGGAAATACCGGAAGTATCCCAACATATCAAAAAACCTTCGTTCGTACAAAATAAATTCCCCAAAAGAAGACCTTTAAGTTGCGAGATAATAAATCAATCATCTAGTTCGAGTACTACGACACAACCGAGCTCAGGTTACAGAGGATCTTCCAGTTTATTGACCGATTCCCAAAACAGTCCGGTACCTAACACCAATCCCTTATTCGTTTATCGGTACGACAGCGTAACCAGCTCCGAAGCTAGTTTATTAAACAGCGAAAAACAACGTAGTATAACAACAACAGCTCAAATAAGAACGCAGGAGGAATGTCTACCGCCAAGACCTCCGCTTCCAAGGGGAATACTAAGAAAAGGTATCGAAAAG ATCGAGGCGAATAAGCGATACAGCATGTACGAAACCAGCGAAGAAGAAACCAACGAAGATCCgacttataaaagaaaatctttACCGGAACCTTATTATCTAATTCGGAATAAACGTTTTTCGGAAACTGAAGACGAAGGCGTAGACGCCGGAACGTCGAGTAGCAGTTTGGACGAGCATCCGGATAGTCTACCGCACACCGACGTATCTAATATGAGCATCGACGAATTGGCGCAACTggaggaatttttaaaattgagcGGAATCTCTGCGACGGATCAAGAAGAATTGACCGAAAAAAATTTGGGACAATTGAGATCGTACGTCAGTAAATTTTTAACGTTGAAAATTAATCAGGAGAACGGCGAACATTTCGGCGGGAAAAAGTGCGTCAGTTTCGCCGAAAAGGTTAACGTTTTACCTAAATATTTGGAAAGTAAACAGTTTATACCGCCGAATAATTCGCCGAACGTTTCGGcttttatacaacaaaaaaattatcag acTAAAAAGTTGAGCGAACAACCGATATGCGAAGAAAACGAAAACAGTCCGAATTACTCCAGCCCCCAAACGACTCCGATTCATCTAAACAAAACTTTATCCGATAATTTAATACAAAAGCGATCGCTTATAAGCGCAGTAACCGACGCAGTCGAACAAATAATGCACCATTTCTCATTAGCATCCAACCAAATGGAATTGAACGCACTAGGGGATTCGAGTACGAACCCCGCATGCGCGAAATTGTGTCTAACCACGCTATGTCCGGCTTTATACGCCGTTTTGAGCGACGGATTAAAACCTAATTTGGAAACCAGCTTCGGAGCTATACACAATTCGGTGTGGCAAGTAGTAGAAGCTTCCGCTCAACAAGGACCTCTCACCAAAGCTTTACACGATTTGGTAATGAGAATAAACAGCGAAGACGCAATTACCGAAGGTCTAGTCAAATTCAACGCTTTCGTTTTCGGTTTGCTCAACGTTAGATCTTTGGACGCGTGGACCAGCTTTTTGAGAACCAGAGAAAGCGTACTCAAAAAACATTACACCGCCGATTCTCTATTGGTGATGTCGCATACCGGAGGTGCTAACGTTAGATCTCTGCTGGATACTATGGTCACCGCTTTACAACCCCTCGCCTTTTTACCCTTTCAATTCGATTTACTTTTCGAATTTAAACAACTACATCAAAGTTTCAAGAGGATGGATTCTTATAATCAATCTTTCAGTCCCACCCACAAG CATTCCCCGTCTCCtaatttcaaacaattcaaTTCTACCAAAATGGATGTATCTCGATCGAGATCGAATTCTGAATCAGAAGAAGTTTTGACCGTGAAAAATTATTCGCCGTTAGAATCACAGCTTCCGGACGTTATAAATACGTCCCCCGTATCTAAATCGAAATTGAGGTTAGAAAGACCTAGATCGTGCGTCGAAAGCTCCGGTACGGCTCACCCTAATTTCAAATTAGgcgaaaatattaacgatataGCGAAAAAACGTTGGTCTGGCATCGCTTTGACTTCGAAATTATACCAAGCTTTCGATAAATTAGCAAAAGAAGACGAGGAATATATAGACAGTTTGGAAAATactaaaatcgataaaaacgaCGAACCGGAATCGCTCGATTCGAATTTTTCGGACGAAAAACCGATCAACGGTAAAAG GTTCAAAAAGTTGCAACAGAAATGGGAAAAATTGAGCGGACATAATCCGTTGGAATCCCCGCCGTCTTCGCCCACTCACGCGGTAAAATCGAAAATACCGCGTCCGATAACATCCCCGATAAAACCGTCCGGCATACCGATCCCAGTTACCAACGCAAAAATCGGCAAGAAAATGACCGCCCAACCGAAAAACGTCgctaataatatcaaaaattcacCCGCGAAAAGAAACAACGCGCCAAATACGAg AACTAGTAGGGTGGATCAACTGGACAATCCTCACGACATAGTCAGACACCCGCAGAGACCCAGCAGTTTACCGTACAGTAAACCGACACAACAAAATGGTAAAACCACCAAAATTACCCCGCCCAGAAGGGCAGCTTCGAGTTCGTTGAGCAGAAGACCCGTAACGCAAACTAACGTACCAAA AATTGTAAAAACCGTGAGTCATCGATTACCATCGGAAAGCGGCCATTTGTCCTACAACGAAGGCGAAAAATTACGTGTCGTCTTGGAAGTAGACGAAAAATGGCTGCTATGTTGTCGTGGTACCCAAAAAGGTTTGGTACCTAGATCGGCCGTTATCGCCGATAAAGGGCGATTCTGA
- the LOC130891091 gene encoding uncharacterized protein LOC130891091 isoform X4, whose product MLAVLLCCIMKLVEISSGKSPVNVTPTGKRRKRFIRKRKGKGMTEVGVIRGSPDSDCNSNHHGSSSYLSNTSSQDIDFIQDNSDYQWFIDYGYRDGGTNNHTSILSLPESYEAGDLNYYDAFSKNMDANLAEADMESFRTEDIHALLTNLPPMCTDHLSQENNRQGECYASVSGSMMAKFDLESSISPHSSSQGDECSANSNSMSICKSELLFSPVKETPVPVNFSVDSLDCDLHDMMLTCQANKDNYTIAFEGSVTMYSEDSDYIDKDKSENSHHSDSSVWPSNVKNNIKVIDGAMTRSDSNSFTTWSKLKKLGSENILRKHPSGNNNNSTSETSHLGLTDTAAKSQSMPDLYKRKLKNMAAVSVQSKNSSTDSCTIKKRPVKLFDIQHQSNGNGSGSISEMATSVDVSFSDNANNKQPNFSLVKLFMKQKSMSAEGMSTTMDQLSSSENWPVSQSGGSCYSESKDNLKINARDVSKTSNCEIMNELAESLSKLDLGNEETNKNINNNNNDNEKMNRSIQTSQFSEITNLKQANKLKSSENTTKRFIKIIEPSFLTKLKKEGQVEKPVYVLYPDYVLPNLDFLNDKTISPELRLLPQKPTVATNKRRPFSCNDLESLKKKGFAHVQDWDSLNVLLPYEYRKILSEIPEVSQHIKKPSFVQNKFPKRRPLSCEIINQSSSSSTTTQPSSGYRGSSSLLTDSQNSPVPNTNPLFVYRYDSVTSSEASLLNSEKQRSITTTAQIRTQEECLPPRPPLPRGILRKGIEKIEANKRYSMYETSEEETNEDPTYKRKSLPEPYYLIRNKRFSETEDEGVDAGTSSSSLDEHPDSLPHTDVSNMSIDELAQLEEFLKLSGISATDQEELTEKNLGQLRSYVSKFLTLKINQENGEHFGGKKCVSFAEKVNVLPKYLESKQFIPPNNSPNVSAFIQQKNYQTKKLSEQPICEENENSPNYSSPQTTPIHLNKTLSDNLIQKRSLISAVTDAVEQIMHHFSLASNQMELNALGDSSTNPACAKLCLTTLCPALYAVLSDGLKPNLETSFGAIHNSVWQVVEASAQQGPLTKALHDLVMRINSEDAITEGLVKFNAFVFGLLNVRSLDAWTSFLRTRESVLKKHYTADSLLVMSHTGGANVRSLLDTMVTALQPLAFLPFQFDLLFEFKQLHQSFKRMDSYNQSFSPTHKHSPSPNFKQFNSTKMDVSRSRSNSESEEVLTVKNYSPLESQLPDVINTSPVSKSKLRLERPRSCVESSGTAHPNFKLGENINDIAKKRWSGIALTSKLYQAFDKLAKEDEEYIDSLENTKIDKNDEPESLDSNFSDEKPINGKRFKKLQQKWEKLSGHNPLESPPSSPTHAVKSKIPRPITSPIKPSGIPIPVTNAKIGKKMTAQPKNVANNIKNSPAKRNNAPNTRTSRVDQLDNPHDIVRHPQRPSSLPYSKPTQQNGKTTKITPPRRAASSSLSRRPVTQTNVPKLTVIIDSRYLDDSYRLFGGYYSP is encoded by the exons GTAAAGGTATGACCGAGGTGGGGGTAATCCGGGGTAGTCCGGACTCGGACTGCAATAGCAACCACCATGGATCATCCAGTTACCTTAGCAATACATCTTCCCAAGACATCGACTTTATACAAGATAATTCTGATTACCAATGGTTTATCGATTACGG ATACAGAGATGGAGGCACCAACAACCACACGAGTATTCTCTCCTTGCCGGAATCCTACGAAGCCGGCGATTTGAATTACTACGACGCTTTTTCTAAAAACATGGACGCTAATTTGGCCGAAGCCGATATGGAAAGTTTTCGTACCGAAGATATACACGCTCTATTGACCAATTTACCACCAATGTGCACGGATCATTTAAGTCAAGAG AATAATCGTCAAGGGGAATGCTACGCCAGCGTATCGGGATCGATGATGGCAAAATTCGATCTGGAAAGTTCCATCAGTCCGCACAGTAGTTCCCAAGGTGACGAATGTTCGGCCAATTCTAATTCGATGTCGATATGCAAATCGGAATTGCTCTTTAGTCCAGTGAAAGAAACACCGGTACCAGTTAATTTCAGCGTTGATTCACTGGACTGCGATTTGCACGACATGATGTTAACCTGTCAAGCCAACAAGGATAATTATACCATAGCCTTCGAAGGATCAGTTACCATGTATTCCGAAGACAGTGATTACATCGATAAAG ATAAATCTGAGAATTCTCATCATTCTGATAGTTCTGTTTGGCCGAGTAACGTcaagaataatataaaagtGATCGATGGTGCGATGACTCGATCTGATTCGAATAGTTTTACTACTTGGAGCAAATTGAAGAAACTCGGTAGCGAAAATATACTCAGAAAACATCCTTCGGGAAACAATAATAATTCGACGAGTGAAACTAGTCATTTAGGATTAACCGATACGGCTGCAAAAAGTCAAAGCATGCCGGACCTGTACAAACGGAAGTTGAAGAATATGGCGGCTGTTAGTGTGCAATCAAAAAATAGTTCG ACCGACAGTTGCACGATAAAAAAACGTCCCGTTAAACTTTTCGATATTCAACATCAATCGAACGGCAACGGAAGCGGTAGTATATCCGAAATGGCGACTTCCGTCGACGTCAGTTTCAGCGATAACGCCAACAACAAACAACCGAACTTCAGTCTCGTGAAAttgtttatgaaacaaaaaagtatgAGCGCCGAAGGTATGTCTACCACCATGGACCAATTATCCTCTTCGGAAAATTGGCCCGTAAGTCAATCGGGCGGAAGTTGTTATTCGGAATCTaaagataatttgaaaattaatgcTCGAGACGTTTCGAAAACGTCAAATTGCGAAATAATGAACGAATTAGCGGAAAGTTTATCGAAACTCGATTTGGGTAATGAGGAAACgaataaaaacattaacaacaataataacGATAACGAAAAGATGAATAGAAGTATACAGACGTCGCAATTTTCCGAAATAACGAATTTAAAACAAGCTAACAAATTAAAATCGTCGGAAAATACTACTAAaagattcataaaaataatagaaccgtcgtttttgactaaattaaaaaaagaaggcCAAGTCGAAAAACCGGTATACGTCTTATATCCCGATTACGTTTTACCGAATTTGGATTTCCTCAACGACAAAACCATATCACCCGAACTACGTTTGTTACCCCAAAAACCTACCGTCGCAACAAATAAACGCAGACCGTTCAGTTGTAACGATTTGGAATCCCTAAAGAAAAAAGGTTTCGCTCACGTACAAGATTGGGATTCGTTAAACGTCTTACTACCGTACGAATACCGTAAAATCCTATCGGAAATACCGGAAGTATCCCAACATATCAAAAAACCTTCGTTCGTACAAAATAAATTCCCCAAAAGAAGACCTTTAAGTTGCGAGATAATAAATCAATCATCTAGTTCGAGTACTACGACACAACCGAGCTCAGGTTACAGAGGATCTTCCAGTTTATTGACCGATTCCCAAAACAGTCCGGTACCTAACACCAATCCCTTATTCGTTTATCGGTACGACAGCGTAACCAGCTCCGAAGCTAGTTTATTAAACAGCGAAAAACAACGTAGTATAACAACAACAGCTCAAATAAGAACGCAGGAGGAATGTCTACCGCCAAGACCTCCGCTTCCAAGGGGAATACTAAGAAAAGGTATCGAAAAG ATCGAGGCGAATAAGCGATACAGCATGTACGAAACCAGCGAAGAAGAAACCAACGAAGATCCgacttataaaagaaaatctttACCGGAACCTTATTATCTAATTCGGAATAAACGTTTTTCGGAAACTGAAGACGAAGGCGTAGACGCCGGAACGTCGAGTAGCAGTTTGGACGAGCATCCGGATAGTCTACCGCACACCGACGTATCTAATATGAGCATCGACGAATTGGCGCAACTggaggaatttttaaaattgagcGGAATCTCTGCGACGGATCAAGAAGAATTGACCGAAAAAAATTTGGGACAATTGAGATCGTACGTCAGTAAATTTTTAACGTTGAAAATTAATCAGGAGAACGGCGAACATTTCGGCGGGAAAAAGTGCGTCAGTTTCGCCGAAAAGGTTAACGTTTTACCTAAATATTTGGAAAGTAAACAGTTTATACCGCCGAATAATTCGCCGAACGTTTCGGcttttatacaacaaaaaaattatcag acTAAAAAGTTGAGCGAACAACCGATATGCGAAGAAAACGAAAACAGTCCGAATTACTCCAGCCCCCAAACGACTCCGATTCATCTAAACAAAACTTTATCCGATAATTTAATACAAAAGCGATCGCTTATAAGCGCAGTAACCGACGCAGTCGAACAAATAATGCACCATTTCTCATTAGCATCCAACCAAATGGAATTGAACGCACTAGGGGATTCGAGTACGAACCCCGCATGCGCGAAATTGTGTCTAACCACGCTATGTCCGGCTTTATACGCCGTTTTGAGCGACGGATTAAAACCTAATTTGGAAACCAGCTTCGGAGCTATACACAATTCGGTGTGGCAAGTAGTAGAAGCTTCCGCTCAACAAGGACCTCTCACCAAAGCTTTACACGATTTGGTAATGAGAATAAACAGCGAAGACGCAATTACCGAAGGTCTAGTCAAATTCAACGCTTTCGTTTTCGGTTTGCTCAACGTTAGATCTTTGGACGCGTGGACCAGCTTTTTGAGAACCAGAGAAAGCGTACTCAAAAAACATTACACCGCCGATTCTCTATTGGTGATGTCGCATACCGGAGGTGCTAACGTTAGATCTCTGCTGGATACTATGGTCACCGCTTTACAACCCCTCGCCTTTTTACCCTTTCAATTCGATTTACTTTTCGAATTTAAACAACTACATCAAAGTTTCAAGAGGATGGATTCTTATAATCAATCTTTCAGTCCCACCCACAAG CATTCCCCGTCTCCtaatttcaaacaattcaaTTCTACCAAAATGGATGTATCTCGATCGAGATCGAATTCTGAATCAGAAGAAGTTTTGACCGTGAAAAATTATTCGCCGTTAGAATCACAGCTTCCGGACGTTATAAATACGTCCCCCGTATCTAAATCGAAATTGAGGTTAGAAAGACCTAGATCGTGCGTCGAAAGCTCCGGTACGGCTCACCCTAATTTCAAATTAGgcgaaaatattaacgatataGCGAAAAAACGTTGGTCTGGCATCGCTTTGACTTCGAAATTATACCAAGCTTTCGATAAATTAGCAAAAGAAGACGAGGAATATATAGACAGTTTGGAAAATactaaaatcgataaaaacgaCGAACCGGAATCGCTCGATTCGAATTTTTCGGACGAAAAACCGATCAACGGTAAAAG GTTCAAAAAGTTGCAACAGAAATGGGAAAAATTGAGCGGACATAATCCGTTGGAATCCCCGCCGTCTTCGCCCACTCACGCGGTAAAATCGAAAATACCGCGTCCGATAACATCCCCGATAAAACCGTCCGGCATACCGATCCCAGTTACCAACGCAAAAATCGGCAAGAAAATGACCGCCCAACCGAAAAACGTCgctaataatatcaaaaattcacCCGCGAAAAGAAACAACGCGCCAAATACGAg AACTAGTAGGGTGGATCAACTGGACAATCCTCACGACATAGTCAGACACCCGCAGAGACCCAGCAGTTTACCGTACAGTAAACCGACACAACAAAATGGTAAAACCACCAAAATTACCCCGCCCAGAAGGGCAGCTTCGAGTTCGTTGAGCAGAAGACCCGTAACGCAAACTAACGTACCAAA GTTAACGGTAATAATTGATTCGCGTTACTTGGATGACTCATATCGACTTTTTGGTGGTTACTATAGTCCTTAA